A window from Bradysia coprophila strain Holo2 chromosome X unlocalized genomic scaffold, BU_Bcop_v1 contig_20, whole genome shotgun sequence encodes these proteins:
- the LOC119068559 gene encoding tachykinin-like peptides receptor 86C isoform X2 — MNDSIATNLFMKCMILAMNYYHDNELKNASIIGSDFNITDTSTWKIEPRLQPNNEYGNNEGDFMTECMKPSTKRPYEFSWEQKALWAFLFGVMLVVAIVGNCIVIWIVLAHREMRTTTNYLLLNLSVADLLMSCLNCAFNFIYMLNSDWPFGTLYCSVNNFMGNATVTASVFTLVAISFDRYVAIVRPLHRRNSRKKARMFVVSIWVLSITLSLPGLLYSATESKSYSNGKSRTVCYLLWPDGRYPTSLADYVYNIVFLVLTYGIPMLIMVVCYSFMGKELWGSQSIGEHTERQRESVKSKKKVVRMFIAVVSIFGICWLPYHMFYVYAYHNPSYASSAYVPHLFLGFYFLAMSNTMVNPIIYYWMNRKFRHYFQEVMCFCCFQLWKVNTINKAQDIYLHQNSMSMERKSKSYRHRIDSRSVRQTELNGSPKT; from the exons ATGAACGATTCAATAGCAACAAATCTCTTTATGAAATGCATGATTTTGGCGATGAATTATTACCACGACAACGAACTGAAAAATGCATCTATAATAGGCTCAGACTTTAATATAACCGATACATCGACGTGGAAAATAGAACCACGTCTGCAACCCAACAACGAATATGGTAACAACGAAGG CGATTTCATGACAGAGTGCATGAAACCATCGACAAAACGGCCATACGAATTTTCATGGGAACAGAAGGCACTATGGGCGTTTTTATTTGGAGTGATGTTAGTAGTAGCGATTGTTGGAAACTGTATTGTTATTTGGATAGTACTGG caCATCGAGAAATGCGAACGACGACCAACTATTTACTTCTCAATTTGAGCGTAGCAGATCTATTAATGTCCTGTCTGAATTGTGCATTTAACTTCATTTATATGCTAAACTCCGATTGGCCATTTGGTACCCTTTATTGTTCTGTAAATAACTTCATGGGTAATGCTACAGTGACAGCTTCTGTGTTTACATTAGTGGCAATCAGCTTTGATAG atacgTTGCCATAGTAAGGCCATTACACAGACGAAATTCAAGGAAAAAGGCTCGAATGTTTGTTGTTAGCATTTGGGTTTTGAGCATAACGTTGTCATTGCCAGGACTTTTATATTCAGCAACTGAATCAAAAAG TTATTCGAATGGAAAGTCAAGGACTGTTTGCTACCTCTTGTGGCCGGATGGCAGATACCCAACATCACTAGCTGATTATGT GTACAATATCGTGTTTTTGGTGCTCACATATGGCATTCCAATGTTAATAATGGTTGTTTGTTATTCATTTATGGGTAAAGAGCTGTGGGGAAGTCAGTCAATTGGGGAACACACGGAACGCCAACGAGAGTcagtaaaatcgaaaaaaaag GTCGTGCGAATGTTTATTGCTGTGGTATCAATTTTTGGAATCTGTTGGCTTCCATACCATATGTTTTACGTATATGCTTACCATAATCCCTCTTATGCCTCGTCCGCTTATGTTCCGCATTTGTTTCTTGGATTTTATTTCCTTGCCATGTCAAACACAATGGTCAATCCGATTATCTACTACTGGATGAACAGAAAGTTTCGTCATTATTTCCAAGAGGTCATGTGTTTCTGTTGCTTTCAGTTGTGGAAGGTGAATACGATTAATAAGGCTCAGGACATTTATTTGCATCAAAATTCAATGTCAATGGAACGAAAATCTAAATCAT ATCGCCATAGAATAGATTCACGGTCGGTGCGGCAAACGGAACTGAATGGCTCACCCAAGACGTAG
- the LOC119068559 gene encoding tachykinin-like peptides receptor 86C isoform X1 has translation MNDSIATNLFMKCMILAMNYYHDNELKNASIIGSDFNITDTSTWKIEPRLQPNNEYGNNEGDFMTECMKPSTKRPYEFSWEQKALWAFLFGVMLVVAIVGNCIVIWIVLAHREMRTTTNYLLLNLSVADLLMSCLNCAFNFIYMLNSDWPFGTLYCSVNNFMGNATVTASVFTLVAISFDRYVAIVRPLHRRNSRKKARMFVVSIWVLSITLSLPGLLYSATESKSYSNGKSRTVCYLLWPDGRYPTSLADYVYNIVFLVLTYGIPMLIMVVCYSFMGKELWGSQSIGEHTERQRESVKSKKKVVRMFIAVVSIFGICWLPYHMFYVYAYHNPSYASSAYVPHLFLGFYFLAMSNTMVNPIIYYWMNRKFRHYFQEVMCFCCFQLWKVNTINKAQDIYLHQNSMSMERKSKSFKLHVIDRHRIDSRSVRQTELNGSPKT, from the exons ATGAACGATTCAATAGCAACAAATCTCTTTATGAAATGCATGATTTTGGCGATGAATTATTACCACGACAACGAACTGAAAAATGCATCTATAATAGGCTCAGACTTTAATATAACCGATACATCGACGTGGAAAATAGAACCACGTCTGCAACCCAACAACGAATATGGTAACAACGAAGG CGATTTCATGACAGAGTGCATGAAACCATCGACAAAACGGCCATACGAATTTTCATGGGAACAGAAGGCACTATGGGCGTTTTTATTTGGAGTGATGTTAGTAGTAGCGATTGTTGGAAACTGTATTGTTATTTGGATAGTACTGG caCATCGAGAAATGCGAACGACGACCAACTATTTACTTCTCAATTTGAGCGTAGCAGATCTATTAATGTCCTGTCTGAATTGTGCATTTAACTTCATTTATATGCTAAACTCCGATTGGCCATTTGGTACCCTTTATTGTTCTGTAAATAACTTCATGGGTAATGCTACAGTGACAGCTTCTGTGTTTACATTAGTGGCAATCAGCTTTGATAG atacgTTGCCATAGTAAGGCCATTACACAGACGAAATTCAAGGAAAAAGGCTCGAATGTTTGTTGTTAGCATTTGGGTTTTGAGCATAACGTTGTCATTGCCAGGACTTTTATATTCAGCAACTGAATCAAAAAG TTATTCGAATGGAAAGTCAAGGACTGTTTGCTACCTCTTGTGGCCGGATGGCAGATACCCAACATCACTAGCTGATTATGT GTACAATATCGTGTTTTTGGTGCTCACATATGGCATTCCAATGTTAATAATGGTTGTTTGTTATTCATTTATGGGTAAAGAGCTGTGGGGAAGTCAGTCAATTGGGGAACACACGGAACGCCAACGAGAGTcagtaaaatcgaaaaaaaag GTCGTGCGAATGTTTATTGCTGTGGTATCAATTTTTGGAATCTGTTGGCTTCCATACCATATGTTTTACGTATATGCTTACCATAATCCCTCTTATGCCTCGTCCGCTTATGTTCCGCATTTGTTTCTTGGATTTTATTTCCTTGCCATGTCAAACACAATGGTCAATCCGATTATCTACTACTGGATGAACAGAAAGTTTCGTCATTATTTCCAAGAGGTCATGTGTTTCTGTTGCTTTCAGTTGTGGAAGGTGAATACGATTAATAAGGCTCAGGACATTTATTTGCATCAAAATTCAATGTCAATGGAACGAAAATCTAAATCAT tcAAACTACACGTAATAGATCGCCATAGAATAGATTCACGGTCGGTGCGGCAAACGGAACTGAATGGCTCACCCAAGACGTAG
- the LOC119068940 gene encoding uncharacterized protein LOC119068940, translating to MAYLVSLERPGGLMKLTNELKKAKVDIAAIQESGYNQNAQTSRFNGYTTFHSSNSRDHVLGTAFMVATKKEHLVLDFRKVNERLCVLRLKGRFKNYSVINVHAPHNESVEGDKDDYYEALARAYDELPAHDIKIVIGDFNAKVGKEEVYRPTIGRYSLHENTNENAETFADNISTKLQQLRQAQPGDTPPEWLSVSDVIKQEAIDTLGYQRPNDFKTWFDAECADVTDRKNAARIEKESARTRERKTEADQRYKDLRREEKRLHRRKKKELEERTLLQLERLCSANESRKFYKRINNQRRGFNSRMTICRAVDGTLLTAKHDVLERFKEHFSALLNGDVEDGNATDDSFLNDDGRIVSAPTLEEVSAAISSLKNNKASGPDNIPAELLKMGGEELAKVIYELVERIWNNESLPDQWLEGAILPLHKKGDRMICENYRGIALLNTAYKVFARVTKSTG from the exons ATGGCATAtttggtatcattggaaag GCCAGGAGGATTGATGAAACTGACAAATGAACTGAAGAAAGCCAAAGTCGACATTGCTGCTATTCAAGAGAGCGGTTACAATCAAAATGCACAAACTTCCCGCTTCAATGGCTATACTACATTTCATAGCAGCAACAGTCGAGACCATGTACTTGGTACTGCCTTCATGGTAGCCACAAAAAAGGAACATCTGGTACTGGACTTCCGAAAGGTCAACGAGCGCCTATGCGTGTTACGTCTGAAAGGCCGTTTCAAAAACTACTCCGTGATAAACGTACACGCACCTCATAATGAATCGGTGGAGGGTGATAAGGACGATTATTATGAAGCGCTTGCAAGAGCCTACGATGAATTACCGGCACACGATATTAAAATCGTTATAGGAGATTTCAACGCCAAAGTAGGCAAGGAGGAAGTGTACAGACCAACAATAGGAAGGTACAGTCTGCATGAAAATACGAATGAGAACG CGGAGACGTTTGCTGATAACATTAGCACAAAGCTTCAACAATTACGACAAGCTCAGCCAGGCGACACTCCTCCCGAATGGCTATCGGTGAGTGATGTGATTAAGCAGGAAGCAATCGACACCTTAGGATATCAGAGGCCTAATGATTTTAAGACCTGGTTTGACGCAGAATGTGCTGATGTTACAGATCGTAAAAATGCTGCACGAATTGAGAAGGAATCGGCGAGAACTAGAGAACGGAAAACGGAAGCGGATCAGCGCTACAAAGATCTGAGGAGGGAGGAAAAGCGCTTGCACCGGCGCAAGAAAAAGGAACTTGAAGAAAGGACGCTTCTTCAGTTGGAAAGATTATGTAGTGCAAACGAATCACGGAAGTTCTACAAACGAATAAACAACCAAAGAAGAGGCTTCAATTCTCGAATGACTATCTGCAGAGCAGTTGACGGCACTTTGCTTACAGCAAAACATGATGTCCTGGAACGATTCAAGGAACATTTCAGTGCTCTGTTAAACGGGGATGTTGAAGACGGCAATGCTACCGATGATTCTTTTCTCAACGACGACGGTCGTATCGTGTCAGCACCAACATTGGAGGAAGTCTCAGCAGCAATCTCCTCACTCAAAAACAACAAAGCTTCAGGTCCGGATAATATACCAGCGGAACTGCTGAAAATGGGTGGTGAGGAATTGGCTAAGGTGATTTATGAATTAGTCGAGCGAATATGGAACAACGAATCGTTACCGGATCAGTGGTTAGAGGGTGCCATTTTACCTCTGCACAAGAAAGGTGACAGGATGATTTGCGAAAACTACCGTGGTATTGCTTTGCTTAACACGGCGTACAAGGTTTTTGCTCGAGTGACTAAATCCACGGGCTGA